The genomic segment CCACTCTATGAGGAGGTAATTGTAACCGATGAGAATGGACACACAAGGGAATTTGTTGAGAGAAGAGAGTTCCCGCTGAAGGAGAGGTACCTCCTCTGTCGCTGCGGCGCATCGAAGAACAAACCCTACTGTGATGGAACACACCTTGAGGTGGGCTTTGATGGTACCGAAACAGCATCAACGAAACCCTACATTGAAAGGGCGACCGTATTCAGGGCAGGGGACCTTGAACTCACCGATGTTCCTGAACTATGCGACCACTCAAGGTTCTGCCTGCGGGCAGGGGGTATAAGGGAACTCCTCAGGAAAGGCGACAGGGAGAGCATACAGATCGCCATAGAGGAGGCAATGATCTGCCCATCAGGGAGACTTGTCCTGTGGGACAGGAGAACAGGGAAACCCTATGAAAGGGACTATGAAAAATCGATAGTGGTTGTTCATGATAAACAGAAGAAGTGTGAGGGGCCCCTCTGGGTGAGGGGTGGTATAAAAATAGAATCAGCCGATGGGAAGGAGTATGAGGCCAGAAACAGGGTCACCCTCTGTAGGTGCGGGTTATCTGAGAACAAACCATTCTGTGATGGTAGCCACTGGATGAGTGCAGAGGAGAAACTTGAATTTAAGAAGAAGTGGGGTATTGAGTAGTTTTTCGCAGAGGAAGTTTAAGAAGAAGAAGGAGGTAACCGGAGATTCCTACCCCATTTTCCTTTTCATCCACAGGGCCCCTGTCAAAAGGCCAACTATGACCCCTATCAGCGCCCCTGAAAGGAAAGGAGTCATAAAGCCGCTACCCATCTTTTCTGTATTCACTGAGTTGAGTTCAAGGAGTTTCTCCCTGATTGATGCCTCATCGGCACTGCAGTATGTCACCCTGGTGGCAAGTTCAGGATGCCTTTGGAGGAAGGCCCTCACGGTGTCCTGGTAGGCAACTGCCAGTATCATTTTGTTGGGGTTTCCAAGGGCATGTTCCAGTTCATGTTCCACGTCCGATGGGCTCTGGAAACGGTACACGGTGACGTTGACCCCTGTCTCATCGGCCACTGAACGTGCGAGTTTTCCTGTGGAGTTATCGGCTATTACAATGAATGACTCTGGTGTTATCTCCATTCCATGGGCTGAAACACCGCCAATAATAAGAAATATTATTAGAAACACTAATTTCTTCACATGGATCACCTAGACCTTTTCCATTGCAATGAGCTCGGGTTTCATCCTCTCAAGGAATGAGAATATGAACATGCTTGCAGCACCCTCCACAACACCCACAAATATGTAGAAGGGTATGAGTGTTGACATGAGCATTTCAGGGCCCGCAACACCCGCTGCCAGGAGTATCATGATGTGTAATGCGGTTGCAATCATTATACCAAGGAAGGTGGCTGAGAATACAGCAAGGCCCCTGTCAAGTTCACTTAAGACATGGTAGACTCCATAGGTTCCGATTCCAAGGCCGATACCCATTGTCAGTATATTTGCCCCCATGCTGGTTATCCCCCCCATTCCAAGCATGAAGAACTGGACGAGCAGGCAGAGCACCGCCACCATAACCGCCGTTAGGGGGCCGAGTATTATGGCTGCGAGGGGCACCATGAAGAAATGCACCGGGACACCGAAGGGTGATGGCACGGATATGGATGATGCAACCACAGCGGCCGCTGCAAAAAGCCCCGTTCCAGCTATTCTTTTTTCCTTTTCGGGTTTCTTTGAGAATATGTAGAAGAATATGCCTATGTTCACGAGTGCAACAGCCCAGTAGACTGCAGACTGCCACAGTGGTATGATTCCATCAGGTATATGCACTGTTGAACCTCCGTTAAGTGGTATCAGGTATATGCACTTTTATTTTTTGATATTCAGTTGCGTGGGAACCTGAATGCGGTTAAACCAAAAACCAGGCACAGCCCTGCCAGTGCAGGTATGAATCCGTAATCTGGTTTATTCACATTAACATCTGCTGTTTCTGTGGTATTCTCCCTTTCATCTGTAGTGTTACTTTCAGGCCGAGCATTGCTTTCATCGCCGGATTGCCCTGAATCTGATGAGTCCCCTCTACTTTCACCGGTGGTTTTATGACCACCTGATGCGCTTGATTTGCTGCTGCTCTGACCTGAAGGCTTATTTGAAGTACTGGATGAATCTGATGTGGTGGATGAGTCGGGTTTTGTGGCATCTGAATCCGATGGCTCCTCAATGTAGTAACCATGACCCGGGTGGGCCCATGTATGATGCGAGAGGCCTGCAATCAGCGCAACAGTCGCTAGGATGATAAGGAACCTTCTCATTGTATCACCACAGATTAGTTAAAACATCTTCAATATATAAAATCTTTTATTACTCTGGATACTTATAGGGATCCGAAGGTAATACCAAAAATGGAGTTGTGGTCGTGGAACTCCCATTGATGAGGAGATCTTAAGAAATCAAAGGGTAAATTCTCTCTGTGATTCAGGAAATTAAAAGAATCTGGGAGGGTGATGGATCAGCCTCCACCCATAAAATAGAAATCAGCCTCTATCTACTTTGAGGACTCCAGAACATCCAGAAGGGCATGTGAGATATCCCTGAAACTGTAACCCTCACTCACAAGGTTTCCCAGGAGCTCGGAGTCACCGTAACTCTTGGATTTAAGGTTCCTCCGGAGCACCTCAACAAGGTCCTCCTCGTAACCCCTCCTTATCTCCTGCGGGGATGGCATGTTGCTCTTCTTTATCCTTTTACCTGTGAATGACTGGATCCGCCTTAACCGGTGAACCTCCCTTCCAACAACCAGTGTGAAAGATTTTCCACTTGAACCGGCACGCCCGGTACGCCCTATCCTGTGAACGTAGTACTCGTTCTCGAATGGGAGATCATAGTTCACAACGACCTCCACATCAGGCACATGTATACCGCGTGCCGCAACATCAGTTGCAATAAGGAGGTTGAACCTTCCCTTTCTGAAGCGTTCCATGACACGTTCACGCTTTGACTGTGATAGATCACCGTGAATTTCATCCACAGAGTAACCCATACGTCCAAGCTGTTTTCTGAGCCTCTGAATCCTCCTTTTGGTGTTGCAGAATATGAGGCCCATTCCGATATCATTGGATGTCAGTATCCAGTCAAGGAGTTCAACCTTGTCCTCCTCCCTGGTTTTGAAATAGAACTCATCTATTCTGGGGCTGTGCTTCTTCTCAACACGGAGAATCTGGGGGCTCCTCATATACCTCTCCGCGATCCTTAATACAGGCTTTGAGATGGTTGCAGAGAACAGCATGGTCTGTCTCCTTTCAGGGACGTGGGACAGTATCCTCTCTATGTCCTCTATGAATCCCATGTTGAGCATCTCATCGGCCTCATCAAGCACAACCGTGGATACGCCTCCAAGGTCAACAGTACCCCTCTCAATATGATCTATGAGCCTTCCTGGTGTTGCAACGATAACATGGACACCCCTCCTGAGCTCAGCTATCTGACCTCCGATTCCCTGACCACCATAGACTGCAAGCACCCTCACGTTAAGGTACTTGCCTATCCTCCTTATCTCATCGGTGACCTGTAGGCAGAGTTCACGGGTAGGGCAGATCACAAGTGCCTGGGGAACCCTCTCTGGTTCAAGGTTCTCAAGCAGTGGTATGGCAAAGGCTGCGGTTTTCCCGGTCCCGGTCTGGGCCTCCCCAACAACGTCCATACCATCAAGTGTAACAGGTAATGTAAGTGCCTGGATTGGGGTTGTACCCTCAAATCCCATATCATCAAGGGCCCTGTTAATCTCCCCTGAAATATCAAATTCACTGAATTTCAATTCTTTCATTTTATCTTTTCCTTAATTCTTAAAAATCGATTATTCAATTATCAGCTGCCAGCCGGCAGATCTGAAACATGATAGCCCCAATTTCTGCCAGGCACATGATAATTAAAAATCAGCACATATCCATGTTGAACCCCGCACTATTTAAAGTAATGGTTTTGGGCTGTGAATTAATTTTCAGGGTGATAGTTCATTCTAAGAAATGATACTCTGGTTTCAGACGACTCGCGGGATTTTTTCAGGGAGAAAGAGCCTTATTACACGCATGGGAGTCACTATCATGTTTATCCTTTCATCGTGACCCTCAAAAGGTACACTTTCAATGATCTGCAGCTCATGTACCGTTGTGGCTATGGGGGTATCCTCGTCTATGGCCCCCTGATCCCTGAGTTCAGATATCTCCCTGTCACCGTATCCTCCACCCTTACCTAGGCGGTTTCCCTCCAGGTCAACCGCCACTGATCCCTCAACAACAAGGTCAACCTCAGGGAATCTTTTGATGAATGAACCATACATGTAGGCGCCCCTTATGGTTGATGCAGCATCAGCATCCGGAACATCCCCTGAAATTAAAAGGTAACCATCCTTTATCTTCGGCGTGGGCACTACAAGGTCCTTTCCATCATCAAGGGCCAGTCTTCGCACGGGTCGCTGGGCAGAATCAGGAGATGAGAATACAACACCTGCTCTCTCCCACTCGATGGTCCTTGAGAGCCTCTCTGCAGCTTCAACTGACCCCTGAAAGTCGGGTATGCGGCCATGGGGACGGCTGCTTACACCCCTATCCTTCAGGAGTTTCCAGATCCTCTCCCTGATCACTTCTTTATCCATCATCATTTTTCTCTGAAGACAGATTCAAATGGATCATAAATCCTATTAAGCATCGTCCACATTCTTCTCTGCACTGACAACCCGTGTACCTGCAATGGCGTCGAGGATCCTCAGACGGTTCCTGAGGCGTCCCAGGATGACGTCAAGTATGAGGGGGAACCAGAGTATCCTTGAAAGGTTCCTTATGACAACCTGCCGCAACTTGAGTTCACCCTCCTCTGATATCACAACGAGACCCATCATCCTCTTACCCACTGTTCCGCCATGGTACTCAAGGTAGCTGAAATAAAGGATGGTTATGATGCCAAGGAGGGGGAGCCAGTAGCTGTAGATTGAGAAAAGATTCAGGAGAAGTGCTAATGGATAAAAAATGACTGTGAGAAGGTACATTACACCTGTAACCACCAGGAAATCAACTGCAAACGCATAGAGCCTCTTCTTCTTAAGTTCCATAACACCCCTCCTGTATCGGCTCAGCACACCCTTGGAACAGGATCAGCAACAGGGGCCTCAAGTATCCTCCTGCCGCCAAGGCTTGTTTCAAGAATCACATGACTGTCCTGATTCGCTTCACCTATTATCCTTGCGTTTTCACCGTATGGTGCCTTCTTCACGGCTCTGAGGACATCCTCAGCGTATTCAGGGTCGACACCCATGATGACCTTGCCCTCATTGGCAACCTCATAGGGGTCGATGCCCAGCATCTCAGAGACAGCCCTCACCTCCTCCCTCACAGGGATCATATCCTCATCAACAACCATACCGACCCCTGATTTATCTGCGAGTTCGTTGAGGGCATTTGCTATACCGCCCCTTGTGGGGTCCTTCATGGCGGTAACACCACCAACCTCAAGGGCTGCCTCAACCATGCTCCATACAGGGGCAACGTCTGATTCAAGGTCGGTGTCGAATCCAAAACCTTCACGGAAGGCCATGAGGGCCATTCCATGGTCCCCCACGCTGCCTGTGAGTATGATCTTATCACCGGGCCTCAGTCCTGAGTCCCTTATTATCTCACCACGCTTCACAACACCTATACCCGTGGTGGTTATGACCATCCTGTCCAGTTTACCCCTTTCCATAACCTTGGTGTCCCCGGTGACGATTGACACACCTGTCTCCCTGGAGACACTGTCCATTGACTGCACGATCCTCTCAAGATCCTCACCAGGGAACCCCTCGCTGAGGATCATTGCACTTGCAATTGCAAGGGGCCTTGCGCCCATAACTGATATGTCGTTGACTGTACCCGCAACTGATATCTTACCTATGTCACCGCCGGGGAAGAATAGAGGGTCGACTGTGTGGCCATCGGTACTCATAACTATCTCGTAGTCGCCGAGGGGTATGCTTGCACCGTCATCGAGGTCCTCAAGGCCAACTCCGCCGTTAACCCTCGTATTATGGATATTGGATAGTATTATGTTTGATATGAGGTCCTGCATCACTTCTCCGCCTGCACCATGGGACATGCCGATCTTCATAGATTCACCTGTACAATCTCTTGCTTATAAGGTATCTTGCTGATGGTATAAAACCTTTGATTGGTGTAATTGTTTATTGGGTGGGGTGGAGTCTTTTGTTGGGGGACAATTTTAAACCTTTGATTGGTGTAATTGTTTATTGGGTGGGGTGGAGTCTTTTGTTGGGGGAGNNNNNNNNNNNNNNNNNNNNNNNNNNNNNNNNNNNNNNNNNNNNNNNNNNNNNNNNNNNNNNNNNNNNNNNNNNNNNNNNNNNNNNNNNNNNNNNNNGACAATTTTGAACTTTTCATTGGTGTGATTGTTTATTAGGTCAAGGCAGAGGTTTTCAGTGGGGGAAATTTTAGGCCTTTCATTAGTTAACAATTTTCAGGGCAGTGTTTTTCTTCTGAGGATATTTATTTAAAGAAGTTCAGATAAATGGATTCACTGGTCCATAGCATACTCATGAAGCACAATCTTTTTAAATGGGGGATCCTATACTATAGATAAATTTATCTATACCGAGTCACTGAGTTTCTTAAACTCAGCATTACTGATTCTGATAGAGACTTAAATTGAGGTGAAATAATGGCAATCTGGCAAGGTAAATCAATGAAGAAACCAAGCGGTGGAAGAGCCAAGATGAACCGCGGAAAGAGAAAATACGAACTTGGAAGGGAACCTGCCGAGACAAAGATCGGTGACAGGCGTGTCAGGATTATAAGGACACGTGGGGGTAACAACAAGGTCCGTCTCGCTGCAGATACCAAGATAAACGTTGTTGATCCTGAAACAGGTAAGGTTGAGGTTGCAGAGATAAGGAATGTTGTTGAGAACACAGCAAACCCCCACTTTGTGAGGAGGAACATCATAACAAAGGGTGCTGTTGTTGAAACCAGCCTTGGAAACGTGAGGGTCACATCCAGGCCAGGTCAGGACGGCGTAATAAACGGCGTACTTATAAAGGAATAGATTTCCCATCAAAGCCCCTCAAATGGACACATGGGGTGTCATATGTCAGATAACCTCGAGGCCGAGATACTATCCCAGGTGGAAAGGTTCCTCAAACACATAAACAGCAACCTGCCTGAGGGCATGGAGCTGGAATTTGAGGGCTTTTACAGGAGGGGCTTCTTTGTAACAAAAAAGAGATACGCCCTTATAGAGGATGACACCATCGTTGCGAAGGGCCTTGAACTTGTGAGGCGTGACTGGGCACCGATAGCTAAAAAAACCCAGCAAAAAGTTTTAATGGCCATTCTAAGAGATGGATCCCCTGAGAAGGCTAGAAAGATAATAAGGGATGTTGTACGGCGCATAAGGGGCGGCGAGGTGGAACTGGATGACCTGGCGATCCACACCCAGATAACAAGGGACCTCTCTGAGTACAAACAGATAGGCCCACATGTCATCGCCGCAAAACGATCCCTTGAAAAGGGGAGGCGCATTGAGCGGGGATCCATAGTCAGGTACATCATAGTTAAGGGAAGGGGCCCCATAAGTCAGAGGGCCTTCCCAATTGAGGATGCTGAGGGCCTGGAGTACGATCCGGACTATTACATTGAAAACCAGGTTATGGCTGCGGTATCAAGAATAATGTCATCTCTCGGCTACTCCACAGAGGATATAAATTCACTCTCATGTGGTGAAAGGCAGAGCAGCCTCGATGCCTTTTTCTAGAACAAAGGGAACCTTATTTTTTTCATATAATTTTGTTGCACATATGTCTGGACCCACGGCCTGGATAGTCATATCCAAATGATTATTATTTTATATCATAATATTAATATCAGCAGAGAAACCAACACTGTTATAATTGATTAAATATAGAGTTTCATTACAGAGAGTAAGGTGGGAAGATGCTGAAGGCGGTTTTCTTTGACATTGATGACACGCTCTATGACACATCAGGATTTGCCAAACTTGCAAGAAAGGCTGCCCTGAATGTGATGATAGATGCGGGTTTACCCCTGACACAGGAGGAGGCATACAAACTTCTGAGGGAGATAATAGCTGAGAAGGGATCCAACTATGATAAACATTTCAATGTGCTCACAAAGACGGTTTTTGGTGAGGAAAAACCCCTTCTCATTGCCCTTGGAATGATAACATATCACAACGTTAAGTTCGCGCTGCTCCGGCCATTCCCCAATACAACATCAACGCTCATACACCTGAAGAGCAGGGGATACAGGCTTGGGGTCATATCCAATGGTATAACAATAAAGCAGTGGGAGAAACTGATAAGGCTCGGGATACACCACTTCTTCGATGAGGTCGTCACATCAGACGAGGTTGGCTTTGAGAAACCAAACATCAGGATCTTTGAGGAGGCTCTGAGAAGGATGGGCTGCAAACCTGAAAGGTCAATCATGGTTGGCAACAAGTTCAATGAGGACATACTGGGGGCAACAAATGCGGGAATGTCAGCCATACTCGTCAACTCAGAGCTTACAGATGAAGAGAGGGATCTCATTGAAAAGAGAGGCCTTGATGTTACAGTCATCGATGACATCAGCGAACTTAAGGAGATTCTCTAGTTTTTCAGGGTCTCCACCTTTTCCGGGGGGATGAACATGATTTCATTGATAGGGGGATGAGTGATGAACTGTGATGACTACTACCACGATGAAAACATGGTTGAACTCTTTGAGGAGCTGAAACAGCCAAAGACACTTGAGGAACTGGGTTTATCCTACTTCTTTGTGAGAGACATTGTCCTGAAGATTCTTTTAACATACGGGACAGTTAAAACCCAGAGAATAACTGATATTACAGGTATACACCTGGATATACTTGAGGATGTCCTTGGCCAGATGGAGAAGGACGGTTTCTGCGCCCAGGTGGGTGGAAGCTTCCTCTTCTCCAGTGTTGAGTATACACTGACAAAGAGGGGGGTTGAAAAGGCCCGCCTTGTAATGGAGGAAAACCCATATATAGGAATGGCCCCTGTACCCTATGAGAAATACTTTGAGCTGATGGATAAGCAGCTCAGGAACCGTTTCCCAATAAAGATACCCCCAGAGGTTATTGAAAGGGCCTTCAGGGATGTTGTTGGCCTATCATATGCAAAGGAATGTCTTGTTGAGTCATGCACCATCGGTAAGGGACTTTTTGTCTATGGTGCTCCGGGAACAGGCAAAACCTTCATCATAGGCAAGGCATCGGACCTTCTACCGCCCGTGGTGATTCCCCGCTTTATAGAGTTCAGCGGAAGGGTTATACAGATATATGACCCCGACTTCCACAAGCCCTGTCCCGAAGAACCTGATGATCCCCGCTGGATAAAGATACATGCCCCATTCGTTTTCACAGGTTCTGAACTGAGCCTCAATGAACTTGAGACAACCTACAATATGAATAAGGGTGTATACGAGACCTCACCACTTATAAAGGCCAATGGTGGCGTGCTCCTCATCGATGACCTTGGAAGGCAGAGGGATGACCATGAGGTGATCCTCAACCGCCTCATAGTGCCCCTTGAGAATAAGAAGGACGTCATATACATAAGGGGGGTTCCTGTTATATTCCACACACACTTCATACCTGCATTCTCAACCAACCTTGATGTGAGCATAATGGACGAGGCACACCTCAGGAGGGCACCTCTCCACATATTCCTCAGAAACCCCCCTGTTGAAAACGTTGCAGAGGTATTCAAACGCAACCTTGATGCCACAGGCGAGGATTACGATGAAGAGGTCCTGGAAAGGATTAAGATGGTGTACACTCCAGTCGCTGATGGCGGCGAGGGTCTGCAGCCAAGCTATGCACATGCCCGTGACCTTGCACAGATTGCCCAGGCAGTGAGGATAAACATGGAGAAGGAGAGGATTGACATTGAGGTCATTGAAAGGGCCCTTGATAAGCATGTCCTAATAGCACTCCAGAGGATGGACATCGATATCAGTCAGGTGCATCACAGTGTAAGAACGTTCCGTGTTGTGACCCCTGAACCTGAGGGTGCCGAGAGGGTGCTTAAACTCTACGGTGCCCTCACGGTTGCACTGGAGGATGGGGGTGTTCTTGCGGACTTTGAGGACTCAATAAGCCCATCACAGCTCCTGGCCCATCTGCAGGGTGAGGGGGTTCCTGTTGGAAGGGTTGAGGTGGTCGCTGAAACAAAACGTGAAATCAAGAAGACCATACTTGAATACAGCGGATGATATTTATGGACCCACTCCTGGTTGATGTGCTGGTCGCTGCACTTGTATCCATTGGTGTCTGGACATTCCTTGAGCTCCTACCCGCCCTGTTTCCCAGGGAGGTGGGGGGACTTGCAGCACGCATCAGGCCACTCCCATCCACTGCAGTTGAGATATCCCAGTACCTCAACCTCCTCAGAAGGGGAAGACCATGGCAGGTCTTCATGGCCCTTGAAGTTGTAGGGGAACTATTCAGGATTAAGATCCGTGAACTTGAGGCCATGAAGTATGAGGAATGGAAGAGGGAGGTTGAATCCCAGAAGGAACGGATGGAGAAGAGGAGGCTCAGTGACGATGAGATACTCCACCTTGAGGCTGGAAGGGAGATGATTCAGAACTCCAATAACCGGAATCTTAAATCAACAGGGGGTCTTTATTCCAGCCCTGAGGAGGAGGAGTTCATAAGAATCAGAAATCATAAGAAGGACCTCCTACCTGATTTGAGGGACAAGTATTCTGATTTCAGGATATGGGCACTGAAGAACAGGGACATCCTGAGGTATGTCCAGGAGAGGGTCTTCAGAAGGGAGGAACTTGACCTTGAAAACCTGAGGGACCACAGCAGGGAATGGGCCCTTGTGAATATATGGGGGATGGAGCCACCGGAGAGTTACTCTGAGGATGAAATCCTTGAGGATATTCTCCTGTACATTGAAATAAAGGATGATAACATTATCAGTAAATTCGCCCATGGTCTGAGCAGCCACACTGACTCCCTGAGGTACCTTGATGGGGTTATATCCGCTGTTTATGCCTGGAAACAGGAGGGCAAAACCTAAGGCTCATTAAACCTCTATCTCAAGTCCTATGGGGCAGTGGTCTGAGCCCATCACCTCTGAGAGTATCCATGACCTTTTAACGTTCTCTGCAAACTCCTCATTCACAAAGAAGTAGTCGAGCCTCCATCCAACGTTTCTCTCACGGGCCCTGGTCCTGTAGCTCCACCATGTGTACTGGCCGGGCTCGTTGTTGAACATCCTGAATGTATCAACGTACCCGTTTTCAATGAATTTGTCTATCCAGGCCCTTTCAACCGGTAGAAACCCTGATACGTTGCTGTTCTCCTTTGGCCTTGCGAGGTCTATCTCCCTGTGGGCTGTGTTGAAGTCGCCGCATATTACCGTGTTTCTGCCAGCTTCACGTTCCCTGTTTACGTCTTCGAGGAATGCGTCATAGAATTCAAGCTTGTACTTCAACCTTTCATCGGACATCTTCCCGTTGGGGAAGTATATGTTGTAGAGTAGAAAGTCATCAAAATCTGCAACCTGTATGCGGCCCTCACTGTCGAATCTCTCCACACCAAAGCCCTCCCTGAGGGATTTTGGGGGTATCACTGTGTACATGGCAACTCCACTGTATCCCTTCCTTTCTGCAGGTGTGAAGAAACTCCTGTAACCCTCAACATGCCTTAACCTTCTGGGAAGCTGTTCGGGACTCGCCTTGGTCTCCTGAAGACATAGGATATCCGGTTTCTCATCCATGAACCATTCAAGGAAGCCCTTACGGTATACGGCCCTCAGACCGTTAACGTTCCAGGATATTATCTTGATTTCTGCCATGGTACCACAGGATTATTTCTGTCTCGACCACCTTAAGTATTGATCATCACATGATGAATGGCAGTATCCTTGCAAAGATTCCCCCCAGGAATAGGGCGGTTCCAAGGTTTGCAATGGTTATTATGGATGTGGATTTCCACCCGAATTCCCGTGCAAGTACCGCTATTGTTGAAAGGCAGGGGAAGTAGAGCATACCCACGAGGGTGAGGACAAGGATCTGGGGTGCTGTAAGGGCTGCCCCAATATCTGTTCCAACCAGTGAGACAAGCCCCAGGAGTATGAATTCCTTCCTTACAGCCCCAAGGATCAGGAGTATTCCCGCAAATACTGGCAGTTGTAACCAGCCAGCTGTAAGTGGCGCCATGATATTGCTCACCGGATTTAGAAACCCGATGGCATAGAGGAGCTGTATAAGGGCGCTCCCGATTATGTATATTGGGAATACAAGGTATATGAGTGACTTTGTCCTTGTCCAGGTCTGCCTTGCTATGACCCTGAAGGATGGCATCTTGAGGGAGTGCATCTCCATTATAAGGCCAGTCGTCTCCCCGGGAAGTGCCTTCAATGCAAGTTTACCCATTATGAATATTATGAGGAGGTCAAGGGCGTATAACCCTATGGCCCACCATACGCTGACGAAGAGGGCCACAAGTCCAAGTATCAGGATTGTTCTTGCGGCGCAGGGTGCGAAGGATATTGCAAAGGCTGCAAGGAGCCTCTCCCTGGGGGTTTCAAGTATCCGTGTACTGTCGATTGCCGGTACACTGCAACCGTATCCGAGTATAAGGGGTATGAGGGCTTTGCCATGGAGTCCTATCTTTCTCATGAAAGCGTCCAT from the Methanothermobacter sp. K4 genome contains:
- the xth gene encoding exodeoxyribonuclease III; translation: MAEIKIISWNVNGLRAVYRKGFLEWFMDEKPDILCLQETKASPEQLPRRLRHVEGYRSFFTPAERKGYSGVAMYTVIPPKSLREGFGVERFDSEGRIQVADFDDFLLYNIYFPNGKMSDERLKYKLEFYDAFLEDVNREREAGRNTVICGDFNTAHREIDLARPKENSNVSGFLPVERAWIDKFIENGYVDTFRMFNNEPGQYTWWSYRTRARERNVGWRLDYFFVNEEFAENVKRSWILSEVMGSDHCPIGLEIEV